In Candidatus Stygibacter australis, a genomic segment contains:
- a CDS encoding HAD-IA family hydrolase, producing NISIDKINTERFRRFFDQENISKDAEDAGSYYLDLLCKYHLFYPSAEEIYEYLTKRYKVALITNGLKDAQERRILDTFLHQDISPLYIGEVIGYHKPDPEVVNYIMNREKWDDKEQVMIIGDSLSSDIQCAQNAGISSIWCNFTGENQGAFRPDFTVYDLIEIKNIL from the coding sequence AAATATCAGCATTGATAAAATTAATACTGAACGGTTTAGAAGATTTTTTGACCAGGAGAATATCTCGAAAGACGCTGAGGATGCAGGAAGTTATTATCTTGATCTGCTTTGCAAATATCATCTTTTTTATCCATCAGCAGAAGAAATCTACGAATACTTGACAAAAAGATATAAGGTAGCATTAATCACTAATGGATTGAAGGATGCTCAGGAAAGGCGAATTCTTGATACTTTTCTGCATCAGGATATTTCACCCTTATATATTGGTGAAGTGATTGGATATCATAAACCTGACCCAGAAGTAGTAAATTATATAATGAACAGAGAAAAATGGGATGATAAAGAGCAGGTAATGATCATTGGAGACAGTTTGAGCTCAGATATTCAATGTGCGCAGAATGCTGGGATTTCCAGTATCTGGTGCAATTTTACGGGTGAGAATCAGGGTGCGTTCAGACCGGATTTTACTGTCTATGATCTGATTGAAATAAAAAATATATTATAG
- a CDS encoding phosphate/phosphite/phosphonate ABC transporter substrate-binding protein: MKVLCKLFFLIFIMININSCTKKGELGTESNPIKMYFVPSMEAGKVVTSGNAIAAELEKLTGYKYKVAVPTNYAAVIEAMGTDQADIGWLPTFAYVLANQKYQAQVALTTVRNGLEKYRGQLVARADSGIKSLQDINGKTVAYTDASSTSGYIYPSALLKMNDIEPDKYYFAGGHPQTILAVYQGRVDVGCSYWSPPQNNVPQDARKAVLETYPDIMEIVIPIAFTDWIPNDTVTFRKGIDEEMKTRIVDALLEFANSEQGHAVLYELYSVDNFVKSNDSDYDVVRQSLETLGFGAEEFVK; this comes from the coding sequence ATGAAAGTACTGTGTAAATTATTTTTCTTGATTTTCATAATGATCAATATAAATAGCTGCACAAAAAAGGGAGAACTGGGAACAGAATCTAATCCCATCAAGATGTATTTTGTACCATCTATGGAAGCAGGAAAGGTTGTGACCAGTGGAAATGCTATTGCTGCCGAGCTGGAGAAACTCACAGGTTATAAATATAAAGTTGCAGTACCCACAAATTATGCCGCAGTAATTGAAGCAATGGGAACTGATCAAGCAGATATTGGCTGGCTTCCCACCTTTGCCTATGTTCTTGCAAATCAGAAGTATCAGGCTCAAGTTGCTCTCACCACCGTGCGAAATGGACTTGAAAAATATCGAGGACAGTTAGTGGCAAGAGCCGATAGCGGGATAAAGAGCCTGCAGGATATAAATGGCAAAACTGTCGCCTATACTGATGCTTCATCTACTTCCGGTTATATCTACCCCTCAGCATTATTAAAAATGAATGATATAGAGCCGGATAAATATTATTTTGCTGGTGGGCATCCCCAGACAATACTGGCTGTTTATCAAGGCAGAGTTGATGTAGGATGTTCATACTGGTCTCCACCGCAAAATAATGTACCTCAGGATGCCAGGAAAGCTGTGCTGGAAACTTACCCTGACATTATGGAAATAGTAATCCCAATAGCTTTCACTGACTGGATACCTAATGATACTGTTACCTTCCGTAAAGGGATCGACGAAGAAATGAAAACGCGTATCGTGGATGCTCTACTGGAATTTGCCAATTCCGAGCAGGGTCATGCAGTATTATATGAACTTTATTCAGTAGATAATTTCGTAAAATCAAATGATAGTGATTATGACGTTGTTCGCCAGTCTCTTGAGACTCTGGGATTTGGTGCTGAGGAATTTGTGAAATAA
- the phnC gene encoding phosphonate ABC transporter ATP-binding protein: MAEILRTKGLTKTYPGGVQAIKNLDITVNRGEFLVLLGLSGSGKSTLLRCLNRLIEPTSGEVYFDQQKITDLQGIDLRRTRRKFGMIYQQFNLIGNLSVLVNVISGNLGRMSFWQSLYPLGNVELVSRAKENIAKVGLTNFTRTRVKNLSGGQQQRVAIARALMQQPEVILADEPVASLDPATADSVMQYLGKLNQEEGITIICSLHFLSLARKYGSRVMALKDGKLVFSGSPQEIDEARFHDIYGQDAQEVEIR; the protein is encoded by the coding sequence ATGGCAGAAATTTTACGAACCAAAGGCTTAACAAAGACTTACCCTGGCGGTGTTCAGGCAATAAAAAATTTAGATATTACAGTAAATCGAGGAGAATTTCTGGTACTACTTGGTTTAAGCGGTTCGGGGAAATCAACCTTGTTACGATGTCTGAATAGACTCATTGAACCAACTTCTGGAGAAGTCTATTTTGATCAGCAAAAAATTACTGATCTGCAGGGTATAGACCTTCGCAGAACCCGACGCAAGTTTGGCATGATCTACCAGCAATTCAATCTAATCGGCAATCTTTCAGTATTAGTAAACGTGATCTCCGGTAATCTTGGCAGAATGAGTTTCTGGCAGAGCCTGTACCCTCTTGGAAATGTTGAACTTGTATCTCGAGCCAAAGAAAATATTGCCAAAGTTGGACTCACTAATTTCACCCGGACAAGAGTTAAAAACCTAAGTGGTGGACAGCAGCAAAGGGTAGCAATTGCCAGAGCCTTGATGCAGCAACCGGAAGTTATACTTGCTGACGAGCCAGTAGCGAGTCTTGATCCCGCCACAGCCGACAGCGTTATGCAATATCTTGGTAAGTTGAATCAAGAAGAAGGGATCACAATAATTTGCTCATTGCATTTTTTAAGCCTGGCTCGCAAATATGGCAGCAGAGTAATGGCTCTCAAAGACGGTAAACTGGTATTTTCAGGTTCACCGCAAGAGATTGATGAAGCTAGATTTCATGATATTTATGGTCAAGATGCCCAGGAAGTGGAGATACGATGA
- the phnE gene encoding phosphonate ABC transporter, permease protein PhnE translates to MKRASAIIFDFIFFAYLTGCIIFLINQIFSWNTFTIPGLILTTLLIVLLTVFFQLLNDSIGLRITEFKTLLVRRFFRTFSGWFIIFLLIITLVVGWIIVEVNISDFLMGMNNTKGILSGLFSPNLKNLLPMLSALAETIYLALLATVFAIPFAFLFSFLAARNLMPNTFWGNLVYIAVRTLATFSRSVEAVVWAIIFCVWVGIGPFAGMLALLVHSIAALTKLYSEQIENINQGPVEAIRGTGASTLQTWLYAVIPQIVSPYLAFTIYRWDINVRMATIVGFVGGGGIGLALQQEQQFLRWHNVGLIIWLIAIVIWIMDMISGKIRARLMEL, encoded by the coding sequence ATGAAGAGAGCTTCTGCAATAATATTTGATTTTATTTTTTTTGCATATCTCACTGGATGTATAATTTTCTTGATCAATCAAATTTTCTCCTGGAATACATTTACAATACCGGGATTGATCTTAACTACATTATTAATTGTATTATTAACTGTGTTCTTTCAGTTATTAAATGACTCCATAGGTTTGCGGATAACAGAATTTAAAACTTTACTCGTGAGGAGATTTTTCCGCACTTTCAGCGGCTGGTTTATAATATTTTTATTAATTATTACACTTGTCGTTGGCTGGATAATAGTTGAGGTAAATATTTCTGATTTCCTTATGGGTATGAATAACACCAAAGGAATCCTAAGCGGATTGTTTTCACCGAACCTTAAAAATCTGCTGCCTATGCTCAGTGCACTTGCAGAAACTATCTATCTGGCACTGCTGGCAACAGTATTTGCAATTCCCTTTGCATTTTTATTCAGTTTCCTGGCTGCCCGTAACCTGATGCCAAACACCTTCTGGGGCAACCTGGTTTATATCGCAGTACGCACCTTGGCTACTTTCTCACGCTCTGTGGAAGCAGTTGTCTGGGCAATCATTTTTTGTGTCTGGGTGGGAATTGGTCCTTTTGCCGGGATGCTTGCTCTATTAGTTCACTCCATTGCCGCCCTCACAAAATTGTATTCCGAACAGATAGAGAACATCAATCAGGGACCTGTGGAAGCCATCAGGGGAACCGGTGCATCAACCCTGCAGACATGGTTATACGCTGTCATTCCTCAAATAGTCTCTCCATATCTTGCTTTCACAATCTACAGGTGGGATATCAATGTCCGAATGGCAACTATTGTAGGTTTTGTTGGTGGTGGTGGAATTGGTTTGGCTTTACAACAGGAGCAGCAATTTTTAAGATGGCACAATGTAGGATTGATTATCTGGTTAATAGCAATAGTTATCTGGATAATGGATATGATCAGTGGTAAGATAAGAGCCAGATTAATGGAGTTATAA